The following proteins are encoded in a genomic region of Tenacibaculum sp. 190524A05c:
- the mog gene encoding molybdopterin adenylyltransferase has product MEVSKKNNVAKIGIVTVSDRASAGVYEDLSGKAIINTLNDYLISEWTEVYEVIPDEQDMIEKTIINMVDQENCCLVITTGGTGPAKRDVTPEATEAVCDRMMPGFGELMRAESLKFVPTAILSRQTAGLRNNSLVLNLPGKPKSIRECLDAVFPAIPYCIDLMEGPYLDCNPEVIQPFRPKKK; this is encoded by the coding sequence ATGGAAGTATCAAAAAAGAACAATGTCGCTAAAATTGGAATAGTAACAGTGAGTGATAGAGCTAGTGCTGGTGTTTATGAAGATTTAAGTGGAAAAGCAATTATCAATACATTAAATGATTATTTAATCTCTGAGTGGACAGAAGTTTATGAAGTGATACCAGACGAACAAGATATGATTGAAAAAACCATTATCAATATGGTAGATCAGGAGAATTGCTGTTTGGTAATTACAACAGGCGGAACTGGCCCTGCAAAACGTGATGTAACTCCAGAAGCAACAGAAGCTGTTTGTGATAGAATGATGCCTGGGTTTGGTGAACTTATGAGAGCAGAATCTTTAAAATTTGTTCCTACAGCAATTCTTTCAAGACAAACCGCTGGATTAAGAAATAATAGTTTGGTATTAAACTTACCAGGTAAACCAAAATCCATAAGAGAATGTTTAGATGCTGTTTTCCCAGCCATTCCTTATTGTATTGATTTAATGGAAGGTCCATATTTAGATTGTAATCCAGAAGTTATACAACCTTTTAGACCAAAAAAGAAATAA
- a CDS encoding DUF4919 domain-containing protein, which translates to MKKLLLLSFVVTSFALNAQDWDFEKPDYDKIEKNIKEKDSNLFYELLMKRYKEADSTMTLKEKRHLYYGYQFDEKYSPYSTSDFSDSLRVVLNKKSLDSLDYTNIVTFTNKILEENPFDLRAINYQLFALEKKGDTASFNKKVIQLYIIVDSLLSSGTGKTKEDSFYVIYTSHEYDLLSILGFKFGGSQSLIEHYDYLTLEKNEANIEGLYFDVSPCLASMSKMFKEK; encoded by the coding sequence ATGAAAAAATTACTTTTATTAAGTTTTGTTGTTACCTCATTTGCCTTAAATGCACAAGATTGGGATTTTGAAAAACCTGATTATGATAAAATCGAAAAAAACATCAAAGAAAAAGATTCAAATCTATTTTATGAATTGTTAATGAAGCGATATAAAGAAGCCGATTCAACAATGACTTTAAAAGAAAAAAGACATCTGTACTACGGTTATCAATTTGATGAAAAATATTCTCCCTATTCAACATCTGATTTTAGTGATAGCTTAAGAGTTGTGTTAAATAAAAAATCTTTAGATAGTTTAGATTATACTAACATAGTAACATTTACTAATAAAATTCTGGAAGAAAATCCTTTTGATTTAAGAGCTATCAACTATCAATTATTCGCATTGGAGAAAAAAGGAGATACAGCATCTTTTAATAAAAAAGTAATCCAACTTTATATTATTGTTGATTCCTTATTAAGCTCAGGAACTGGTAAGACTAAAGAAGATTCTTTTTATGTCATTTATACTTCTCATGAATATGATTTATTGAGCATTTTAGGTTTTAAATTTGGAGGAAGCCAAAGTTTAATAGAGCATTACGACTATTTAACTCTCGAAAAAAACGAAGCTAATATTGAAGGATTATACTTTGATGTTAGTCCTTGTTTAGCCTCAATGTCCAAAATGTTTAAAGAAAAATAA